GACAGACCGGCAGTCGGTGCCTTCTCGAGCTTGGCTCGGAGTTCGGGGGAGAGGGCGGTCGACGTGGTGGGGGTGAGACCTGCAGCCTCGGCCGATCCCCATGCCTCGGTGCGCTGGGTGTCATCGACGGCCGGCAGCGATCCGAGCGTCTCGTCGAACGGCACCTCGCCCTGCGTGACGGTGGTCACCAGGCGGCCGGATGTCGGCGCACCCGGCGCATTCGGGGCATCCACCTCGACCTCGACGACGTCCCCAGGAACGATGACGGATGATCCTGCCGGTGTGCCGGTGAGGATGACATCGCCGGTCTCGAGTGTGAAGTGCTGGGAGAGATCGGCGACGAACTGGGGGAGCGGGAAGATGAGTCCCGATGAGTTGTCGTCCTGACGCAGCTCGCCGTTGACCCAGGTCCTGACTCGGATGTCGTTCGGGTCGACCGTGTTCGCATCGATCAGATCCGGCCCGAGTGGCGTGTAGCCGTCGCCGCCCTTGGAGCGCACGTTCGAGCCCTTGTCGTTCGCGCGCAGGTCGTAGAGGCCGAGATCGTTCGCGGCCGTGACGGAAGCCACATGCGACCAGGCGTCGGCGATGCCGACATGGCGGGCGGGAGTACCGATCACGAGGGCGATCTCGCCCTCGAAGGCGAGCAGTTCGGTGCCGGCCGGGCGTTCGACAGTACTGCCTGACGCGGCGACGGAGCTTGCGACCTTGAAGAAGTAGGACGGATGCGCTGGGCGGCGTCCGCGCTGGTCGGCGCGGGAGGCATAACTGAGGTGGATCGCGATGATCTTGCCTGGGCGGGCGATCGAGTCCGTCACGTGAGGCGCCTCCTTGCGTCTGAAGCATCGCTCTTGTGCGATGTATTTGAAATCGTATATCATCCTGACATCGGGTCGCAAGGATCAGATCTGCACCCGGGACAACGTCGTCACACAAGGAGCTTCAATGACTGAGCAGCCCGGCTTCACGCCGACAGGCACCATCGCCAGCGCCGCAGATCGCCGGCGCGTCGTCTTCGCGACAGTGGTCGGCACCACCGTTGAGTGGTACGACTTCTTCATCTACGCCACGGCCGTCGGCCTCGTCTTCGGGCAGCTGTTCTTCTCTGCACTCGGCACGAACACCGTGATCCTCGGGTTCGCCACCGTCGGCATCAGCTTCCTGTTCCGCCCGCTCGGCGCCTTCCTCGCCGGCCACTTCGGCGACAAGCTCGGCCGCAAGCGCGTGCTGATGTGGACCCTGATCCTGATGGGCGCTGCCACGGCGCTGATCGGCGTGCTGCCCACCGCAGAGGTCATCGGCGTCGGCGCTCCCATCCTGCTCGTGCTGCTGCGCATTCTGCAGGGCATCTCGGCCGGTGGCGAGTGGGGCGGTGCCGTGTTGATGGCTGTCGAGCACGCACCCAAGAAGAAGCGCGGCATCTTCGGCGCATCTCCTCAGATCGGTGTGCCGCTCGGTCTGCTGCTGGCATCGGGCGTCATGGCGATCATGACCGCGATCGCACCGGGTGACCAGTTCCTCGCCTGGGGCTGGCGCATTCCCTTCCTCCTCAGTGTCGTGCTGATCCTGATCGGCTACTACGTGCGACGCAACGTCGAGGAGAGCCCGGTGTTCGCCGAGCTGGCCGCGCGCAAGGAGAAGGCGAAGATGCCCATCGTGCAGCTGTTCCGCAAGCATGCGCTGCTCGTCCTCATCGCCGCGCTGGTGTTCGCGGGCAACAACGCGATCGGGTACATGACAACCGGTGGCTACATCCAGGCCTACACGACCGACCCCGAAGGTCCGATCGGCCTCGAGCGCGGCCCGGTGCTCTGGGCTGTCGCCGGCTCCGCCGTCACCTGGCTGCTCAGCACGCTTCTGGCCGGATGGGTGTCTGACCGGATCGGTCGACGCAACACCTACATCGTCGGATGGATCATGCAGCTCGGCGGCGTCGTCCTGCTGTTCCCGCTCGTCAACACCGGCAGCATCGGGTCGATCTTCGCGGCGCTCGCGATCCTCACGATCGGCCTCGGCTTCACATACGGTCCTCAGGCGGCGCTGTACACCGAGCTGTTCCCGGCATCCATCCGATTCTCCGGCGTCTCGATCTCGTACGCGATCGGCGCGATCCTCGGCGGCGCATTCGCCCCGACCATCGCCGCCGCGATCGTCGACGCGACAGGTTCGACCGAGATGGTCACCTGGTACCTCGCCGGCATGACGGTGATCGGTCTGATCGCCACTCTCATGCTCCGCGATCGCAGCGGCATCCCGCTGGGCCCCGATCATGAGGATGAGCAGTCGGTGAGCCCGATCCACGGCCTCGCCAAGGCCTGATCGTCCTGCGGAGGGCGGATGCCGCGGCATCCGCCCTCCGCCCCTGAAGACCTGAAGGAGTTCCGATGCAGTTCCACCACCACGGCTACGTCTCGCAGGACCCGCGCATCGTCGCAGCGGTCGGCACCGGCATCGATCGGCCCACCGATCTGCCGGATGAGACTGACGTGCTCATCGTCGGATCCGGGCCGGCCGGTATGCTCCTCGCCGCGCAGATGTCGCAGTTCCCCGGCGTCACGACCCGGATCATCGAGAAGCGCGATGGAAGGCTCGTGCTCGGGCAGGCCGACGGCATCCAGCCGCGCAGCGTCGAGACGTTCCAGGCT
The DNA window shown above is from Microbacterium murale and carries:
- a CDS encoding fumarylacetoacetate hydrolase family protein, encoding MTDSIARPGKIIAIHLSYASRADQRGRRPAHPSYFFKVASSVAASGSTVERPAGTELLAFEGEIALVIGTPARHVGIADAWSHVASVTAANDLGLYDLRANDKGSNVRSKGGDGYTPLGPDLIDANTVDPNDIRVRTWVNGELRQDDNSSGLIFPLPQFVADLSQHFTLETGDVILTGTPAGSSVIVPGDVVEVEVDAPNAPGAPTSGRLVTTVTQGEVPFDETLGSLPAVDDTQRTEAWGSAEAAGLTPTTSTALSPELRAKLEKAPTAGLSSQLRKRGLHSCFIDGVAANLPGTKIVGTARTLRFIPAREDLFKSHGGGYNAQKRLFDAVDEGEIIVIEARGDATTGTLGDILALRAKTRGAAGVVTDGGVRDFDEVARIGLPVFSQGAHPSVLGRKHVPWELDVTIGCGGAAVQPGDVIVGDSDGVIVIPPSIAAEIADAALAQEDEDSWIAAQVESGHPVDGLFPMNAGWRAKYEASRAQEEGDRP
- a CDS encoding MFS transporter — its product is MTEQPGFTPTGTIASAADRRRVVFATVVGTTVEWYDFFIYATAVGLVFGQLFFSALGTNTVILGFATVGISFLFRPLGAFLAGHFGDKLGRKRVLMWTLILMGAATALIGVLPTAEVIGVGAPILLVLLRILQGISAGGEWGGAVLMAVEHAPKKKRGIFGASPQIGVPLGLLLASGVMAIMTAIAPGDQFLAWGWRIPFLLSVVLILIGYYVRRNVEESPVFAELAARKEKAKMPIVQLFRKHALLVLIAALVFAGNNAIGYMTTGGYIQAYTTDPEGPIGLERGPVLWAVAGSAVTWLLSTLLAGWVSDRIGRRNTYIVGWIMQLGGVVLLFPLVNTGSIGSIFAALAILTIGLGFTYGPQAALYTELFPASIRFSGVSISYAIGAILGGAFAPTIAAAIVDATGSTEMVTWYLAGMTVIGLIATLMLRDRSGIPLGPDHEDEQSVSPIHGLAKA